Proteins found in one Fusarium oxysporum Fo47 chromosome V, complete sequence genomic segment:
- a CDS encoding 50S ribosomal protein L30e-like protein — translation MAPQKKSKKDANSINSKLALVMKSGKVTLGYKSTLKSLRSGKAKLIIIAGNTPPLRKSELEYYSMLSKAPIHHFSGNNIELGTACGKLFRCSTMAILDAGDSDILSDQQA, via the exons ATGGCcccccagaagaagagcaagaaggatgccaacagcatcaactcCAAGTTGGCGCTTGTTATGAAGTCCGGAAAGG TCACTCTCGGCTACAAGTCTACCCTCAAGAGCCTCCGATCCGGCAaggccaagctcatcatcattgcTGGCAACACTCCTCCTCTCCGCAAGTCTGAGCTCGAGTACTACAGCATGCTGTCCAAGGCCCCCATCCACCACTTCTCTGGCAACAAC ATTGAGCTCGGTACCGCCTGCGGTAAGCTCTTCCGTTGCTCCACCATGGCCATCCTCGACGCTGGTGACTCCGACATTCTCAGCGACCAGCAGGCTTAA
- a CDS encoding ribosomal protein L10e/L16 codes for MARRPARCYRYCKNKPYPKSRFNRGVPDPKIRIFDLGRKRANVDDFPLCIHLVSNEYEQLSSEALEAARICANKYLVKNTGKEGFHLRVRAHPFHVVRINKMLSCAGADRLQTGMRGAWGKPNGTVARVNIGQILMSVRTRDANRAIALEALRRSQYKFPGRQKIIVSKNWGFTPLRREEYLDKKAAGRVKVDGAYVQFLSNHGSLERNIRRFPDAFKSEA; via the exons ATGGCGCGCCGTCCTGCTCGTTGCTACCGGTACTGCAAGAACAAG CCGTACCCCAAGTCTCGGTTCAACCGTGGTGTCCCCGACCCCAAGATCCGAATCTTCGATCTTGGCCGAAAGCGCGCCAATGTTGACGACTTCCCTCTCTGCATTCACCTCGTTTCCAACGAGTATGAGCAGCTGAGCTCCGAGGCCCTCGAGGCCGCCCGTATTTGCGCCAACAAGTACCTTGTCAAGAACACCGGTAAGGAGGGTTTCCACCTCCGAGTCCGCGCCCACCCCTTCCACGTTGTCCGTATCAACAAGATGTTGTCTTGTGCCGGTGCCGATAGACTGCAGACCGGTATGCGTGGTGCTTGGGGTAAGCCCAACGGCACTGTCGCCCGTGTCAACATTGGCCAGATTCTCATGAGCGTCCGCACTCGTGATGCTA ACCGTGCCATTGCCCTCGAGGCCCTCCGACGATCCCAGTACAAGTTCCCTGGCCGACAAAAGATCATTGTCTCCAAGAACTGGGGCTTCACCCCTCTCCGACGTGAGGAGTACCTcgacaagaaggctgctggcCGCGTCAAGGTCGACGGTGCTTATGTCCAGTTCCTTTCCAACCACGGTTCTCTGGAGCGCAACATCCGCCGCTTCCCCGATGCCTTCAAGTCTGAGGCTTAA
- a CDS encoding Spermine/spermidine synthase-domain-containing protein, protein MHLFKKSRLPPFSSPPRNITTSTFGSSLAFTSRRTFSSFYSSNSKMSSEEITHPTIKDGWFREISDMWPGHAMTLRVEKVLVHEKSKYQDVLIFKSTDFGNVLVLDNVIQCTERDEFSYQEMIAHLALNSHPNPKKVLVIGGGDGGVLREIVKHDCVEEATLCDIDEAVVRLSKEHLPSMACGFDHPKSKTHIGDGFKFLNDYKNEFDVIITDSSDPDGPAEALFQKSYFQLLHDALREGGVITTQAESPWLHLPLITRLKKDCQAIFPVAEYAYTTIPTYPSGQIGFMVCSKDPKADVKTPLRSWTKEEEDAKCRYYSAEIHKASFVLPKFAQKALE, encoded by the exons ATGCACCTTTTTAAAAAGTCAAGACTCCCGCCTTTTTCTTCACCTCCACGAAACATCACCACTTCCACCTTCGGCTCGTCGCTTGCATTTACGTCACGTCGaactttctcttctttctacTCTTCCAACAGCAAAATGTCTTCTGAGGAGATCACCCACCCTACCATCAAGG ATGGCTGGTTCCGAGAGATCTCGGACATGTGGCCCG GCCATGCCATGACCCTCCGCGTCGAGAAGGTCCTCGTCCACGAGAAGAGCAAGTACCAGGatgtcctcatcttcaagtCCACCGACTTCGGCAACGTTCTGGTCCTCGACAACGTTATCCAGTGCACCGAGCGTGACGAGTTCTCCTACCAGGAGATGATCGCCCACCTCGCCCTCAACTCCCACCCCAACCCCAAGAAGGTTCTTGTCATTGGCGGTGGTGACGGTGGTGTTCTCCGTGAGATCGTCAAGCACGACTGTGTTGAGGAGGCCACCCTCTGCGACATCGACGAGGCTGTTGTCCGCCTCTCCAAGGAGCACCTCCCCTCCATGGCCTGCGGTTTCGACCACCCCAAGTCCAAGACCCACAttggcgatggcttcaagttcCTCAACGATTACAAGAACGAGTTCGACGTCATTATCACCGACTCCTCCGATCCCGATGGTCCCGCCGAGGCTCTCTTCCAGAAGAGCTActtccagctcctccacGACGCTCTCCGCGAGGGCGGTGTCATTACTACTCAAG CCGAGAGCCCCTGGCTTCACCTCCCCCTCATCACCCGCCTCAAGAAGGATTGCCAGGCTATCTTCCCCGTCGCCGAGTACGCCTATACCACCATCCCTACCTACCCCTCCGGTCAGATTGGCTTCATGGTCTGCTCCAAGGACCCCAAGGCTGATGTCAAGACCCCTCTCCGATCCTggaccaaggaggaggaggacgcCAAGTGCCGATACTACTCTGCTGAGATTCACAAGGCCAGCTTCGTCCTTCCCAAGTTCGCCCAGAAGGCTCTTGAGTAA